In Desulfosudis oleivorans Hxd3, the DNA window ACCAGGGCCTGGTTCCCGGCGGCCGCCGCATCTCCGCGTGGTTCCTTATCTTAAGCGGATTTTTCGTCGGCCTGGCAGCCGCGATCATGGGCGTGGGCGGCGGGTTTCTGACCTTTCCCATCTTTGTCTATATCCTGGGCGTCTCTTCCATGACCACGGTGGGAACCGATATTTTTCAGATCGTTTTCACCGCCGGGTATGCGGCCATCGGCCAGTACGCCATTTTCGGCTTTATCTTCTATACACTGGCCATGGGCATGCTGCTGGGGTCGCTGGTCGGTATTCAGATCGGCGCCATGACCACCAAGGTGGTCAAAGGGGTCACCATTCGGGGATTCTACGCCATGGCCGTTCTGGCCGGGTTTGTCAACCGGTTCTTTGCCCTGCCCGCCAAGCTCTCCTCGGTGGGGGCCTTTCCGCTTTCAAAGGAGACCGCCGCTGTTCTGGATGCCATCGGTATCTGGCTCTTCTTTGTTCTTATCGGCATTTTCGCGGTCTGGGTCATCGGCACCTTTGTACTGAACATCAAGACACTTAAAGGCGGGGAGGCATAATACCATGATATCCAGCAAGAAAGAATTTTACGGGGGCGCCGCCATGATGGCCGGGTTTCTCGTGGTCCTGGTCGCCATGTTCCTGCCCCTGTTTGAAGGGAAAAACGGACTGAACTACCTTGATGATCTGTTTAACTCCATTTCCAAGGGATCGGCGTACTATATTCCCGGCGTTGCCGATGAGGTCCAAAAAACGCAGGTCGGCAAACAGATAACCGTCACACTGGCCTATGAAACCGATACCCAGGCCGGGGAAAGCGCCCTGCTGTTTAAGAAGGCCGGGGCTTCCGCACGGATGGAGGGGGCCAAGGTGTCGGTGACCGGCGATTTCGGTGAAATTCTGGGGGCCTGTCTGGCGGATGCCGACACCCTGTTCCACAACGACGGCGAAGCGCTTCAGGCCAAGTACGGGATCGAGGGGAAAAGGGTGCTGTTCAACTGGTGGAACACCCTGAAAGCCATGCAGAAGGAGCTTAACCGCCAGGAGCGGTTTGCCGAGGGCAAGGTGGTCTACACGGTCATGACCCGTGCGGTGGAGTGTTCCTACAATTACTATACGGTTGTACCGGACCGCATCACTGACCGGTTGGGCATCGTTATGTTTGCGCTGATTTTCTACGTGGTCTACACCCTGTGGTATGGATATGCGATTCTTTTCCTTTTTGAAGGATGGGGGTTGCAGATCAGCCACTGACCCGGTCGACGGCCGTAGCCCGGATATTTCACGAGTTGATTTGGCCGCAGATGCAAGGCGCGGGACATGAAGCTGTAGTCAATCTACCGCGAATGTTCCGCAACACAGCAGATGCGGCCAAGGCGGCTCGCCCGAAGGGTGAACTTTTTTGATATAAAATTAACGTAAAATGCCTCAAGCCGCTCATGACAGTTTGTATTTTCGAAAAACGCTTGAATTTTATTGCAATAGTCTGTTTTTCATATAAAAATTCATCTATGTCGAAAAATTTCATGAAATATTCGGGTAGAAGGAGAGGTAAGATGGTTCCGGAGCGCCGGATTCGTTCCGGCGCTCCGGAACAGTTGATACCATGAAGCGACTGATCGACTTTGTAAAGTCCTTTTTTCACAAGCCGCCTCCGGTCGACACAGAGGATGTGGAGGGGCTTCGTATCGCCTTTAAGGAGCGGTACCACCATTTCAAGCTGCTGCTCAACGCCAACAATACCGCCCTTGAAACCATGACCGCCATTGAGCAGGCCCTTGCCGGCCGGCAGCCCTTCGGCATGTCCTTTATCCGGAGCAACTGCATTGCCATCACCGTGAGCCTGATGCGCCTGCTCAAACACCTGGAGCAGCTTTCCGGCGGTAAATACAACCAGCTCTATGGCCGGTTCGACGAGATATGGAACCGCATCAGCGGCCTGCTTGACCAGAAGAAGGAGACCGTTGACGACCGGCTCATCATTCCCCTTTCCGCCGTGGACCGTACCATGGGCGACCTGGTGGGCGGCAAGATGGCCAACCTGGGAGAATTGCGGAACCGGGTGGGACTGAAGGTTCCCGCCGGGTTCGTGATCACGGCCCGGGCCTATCATCGTTTCATCGAACACAACGACCTTCAGTCCGAGATCGACAGCCGTTTTATCGCCGCCGACATCACCGACATGGAGGAGCTCTATACGCTCAGCGCCGGCATTCGGGACCTTATCCTTCAGGCCCGTGTTCCTGAAGACCTGGAACAGCAGATCATGGCGGCCTGCCGTACCCTGGAGCAGGAGATGGGCGGGCCTGTTTCCATGGCGCTGAGAAGCAGCGCCATGGGCGAGGATTCCGCCGCCAACTCCTTTGCCGGTCAGTACCGTTCCGAACTCAATGTCCCCGCGGCTGACCTGTTGAAAAAATACAAGGAGATCGTGGCCAGCAAGTACGGGGTCACCGCCATCACCTATCGCCTGAACCGGGGTGTCCGGGATGAATCCATTGCCATGAGCGCGGGCTGCCTTGCCATGGTGGACGCCCGTTGCGGCGGCGTGATGTATACCCGGAACCCCCTGGATACCGGCGATGATTCGATCTTTATCAACTCCGCGTGGGGTCTGCCCAAGGCGGTGGTGGACGGCGGCGTGGATTGCGACCTTTTCGTGGTGGGCCGGACATCGCCCATGGAGATCTCTTTTCGTGACATCAAGGAAAAGGCAAGCCAGTTCCTCTGTTTTGCCGATAACGGTGTCTGCCAGTTTGAAATCACAGGGGAAAACAGCGGGCTGCCCTCCATCAGCGACGCGGAAGCCCTGGCTCTGTCGGAACTGGCCCTGCGCATGGAAGACTACTATAGCGCCCCCCAGGACATTGAGTGGGCCATTTCCCGGGAAGGGACCATCTACATGCTTCAGTGCCGGCCCCTTCAGCAGATGGATACCCTGAAGATAGACTACCCTGAGGCCCTTATCCAGAAGACTCAGGAGAACCTGCTGACATCCGGCGGCACCCTTATCTGCCCCGGGGTTGCCGCCGGCAGGGTGTTTATCGTCCATAATCCTGACGACATGATCCATTTTCCCCAGGGCGGGATACTGGTGACCCGGCAGGCGTTGCCGGTGTGGGCCTCGCTGCTCAACCGGGCCGCCGCCGTGCTCACCGAGCACGGCACCTTTGCCGGCCACCTGGCCAATGTCTCCCGTGAATTCAAGGTGCCGGCCATCTTCGGCCTGCACGGCATCACCACCCTGCTGAACAACGGGGACGAGGTGACGGTGGACACCGGCCGCTCCAGCGTGTACCGGGGTATCATTGATCTGCCGAAACCGGTGGAGACCGCCGGTACAAGCATCATTGAAGGCAGCCCGGTGTATCAGCTGCTGCAGGAGGTCAGCCGGCACATTCTGCCGCTGAATCTTCTGGACCCCTATTCGCCGGACTTCAAGCCTGAAAACTGCACAACCTTTCATGACATCACCCGTTTTTCTCACGAAAAATCGGTTCAGGAGATGTTTAATTTCGGCAGGGACCACAATTTTTCCGAGCGCTCCAGCAAGCAGCTCTACTACAAAGTTCCCATGCAGTGGTGGATACTGAACCTGGACGACGGAGTCCGGGAAGGGGCCGGCCAGGGAAAGTATATCCACCTGGAGGAGATCGCCTCCATTCCCATGCTGGCCCTGTGGGAAGGGATCGTGGCCGTGCCCTGGGACGGCCCCCCGCCCATCGATAACAGGGGGCTGGCCTCGGTGATGTTCCGTTCCACCACCAACCGGGACCTGGCCTCCTACAGCCGTTCCGCCTACACAGAGCGCAACTATTTTATGATTTCAAAGAATTTCTGCAGCCTCTCCTCCCGGCTGGGATACCATTTTTCCATAGTTGAAGCCCTGGTCAGCGAGCGAACCACTGAAAACTATATCAGTTTCCGGTTCAAGGGCGGGGCCGCGGACAGCCAGCGCCGGATTCGGCGAATCCGGTTTATCGCCGATATTCTTACTCAGCATGCTTTCCGGGTGGAGCTGAACCGGGACAACCTGGTGGCCCGGGTGGAGGGATTTGAACTGCCGTATATGCTGGAAAGGATCAGGATTCTGGGGTACCTGCTGCTGCATACCCGTCAGCTGGACATGATCATGTCCAATGAATCGGCCATTGCCTATTACCGGCAAAAGATCGACAGGGACATTAACAGCACGGTCCTGGCCGGTTCCACCGGATAGGGCCGCGGTTCGGTGGCCGTTCCTTTTGACCCGGCACGCTCTTTGCTGATGCTTCTGGTTGGGTCGATGCGCCTTGACGGACATATAAATGATCTGTAATATCCTTTTTTGCCCGGCGGCCGGGGCACTGAAAAAGCATCTGCCCGCTGACAGGGGCCAACCTTGCGCAATGAAAGTGAGGCGGAAGTGGAACCAACAACAGACGTTGCCAGACGGGAGACAGGCGTTTCGGCGAGACCTGCCGGTAAACAGTCCGATGCCTACTATTTTCAGTTGACCCGGCGACTGATACTGACGGTCATCGTGGTCTCCTTTACGCCCATGATCATGGTCATCGCCATTCTCCTGCACCAGTTTCACGCCTCCTATCATGAAAAGACCTACGCCCACCTAAACGAGGTGGTGCTGAAACACAAGCAGAACATCGACACCTTCCTGAAGGAAAAGCTGGCCAATATCCATGAATTGACCATCACCACCCCGGTGATGACCCTGTCGGACAAGATGCTGCTGGAGAGGGAGTTGCAGAACCTGAAGACCGCCTATGGCGATGTGTTTGTTGACCTGGGCGTGGTGGACGCGGCCGGCCGGCAGGCCACCTATGCCGGTCCCTACCAGCTGGATAATGCCTTTTACGGAAATGCCGCGTGGTTCCAGAAGGCGATCTCTCAATTTTACTACGTCAGTGACGTGTTCATGGGGCTTCGGGGAAGCCCCCATTTTATTATTACCGTGCGGCGATACATCAACGACGTTCCCTGGGTGGTCCGGGCCACCATTGATTTCAAGGCGTTTAACACCCTGGTGGAAAACCTGCGGCTGGGCCGTACCGGGTTTGCCTTTATCATCAACCGCAACGGCGAATTCCAGACCCGTCCCCCCATGGGCGGACTGTCGGAAGACATTCGCTATGAGGAGATAACCTCCCGGCTGTCGCGGTCTCATGAAAAGGTTTTGATATTTGAGCAAGAAGACACATCCGGGAGTGAAAATATTTACGCGGTGGCCGGCCTGAAGGACAACAACTGGCTTCTGGTGCTCAGGCAGGAAAAACAGGACGCTTTTGCCGAGTTCAACCGCATGGCACAGATCGCCGGACTGATTTTTGCCCTTGGCGGCATGGGCATCATCATCATGGCCGTGGTTCTGTCCCGGCGCATGGTGCGCCGGATTCAGAAGGCGGACAGTGAAACACAGACCTTAAACCAGCAGGTGATCGAAACCGGCAAGCTGGCCTCGGTGGGAGAACTGGCCGCCGGCATTGCCCATGAAATAAACAATCCCGTGGCCATCATGGTGGAGGAGGCGGGATGGATCGGGGACCTTCTGGACGAAGAAGAGTTTTCGGAAAACGCCAATCTAGAGGAGATGCGCCGGGCCATTACACAGATCGGCACCCAGGGCAGGCGCTGCAAGGAGATCACCCATAAATTGCTGAGTTTTGCCCGCAAAACCGACTCCACCATCAAGGATGTGCAGCTCAATGAGCTGATTTCCGAAATTGTTCAGCTCTCCGGCCAGATGGCCAAATCCAGCAAGATCACCATCACCACGGATCTGACCCCGGACCTGCCCTATGTGACCCTGTCACCGTCGGAAATGCAGCAGGTGATGCTCAACCTGATCAACAATGCCATGGACGCCATGGAAAAGACCGGGGGCGCGATTCATATCTCAACCAAGATGAGCAAACTGGAAAAAGACCATATTGTGATCATTGTGGAGGATACCGGCCCCGGCATTCCGGAGGCCAACCTGCCGTTTATTTTCAACCCCTTTTTTACCACCAAGCCGGTGGGCAAGGGGACCGGGCTGGGGCTTTCCATCTGCTACGGGATTGTTGAAAAGATGGGGGGTAAGATTGATGTGACCAGCAAGGTAGGGGAGGGGACCCGGTTCCGGGTGTGGATTCCCTACCAGCAGCCGGAACCGAAGTAGGCGGAGCCGTTCATGACCGACCAGACACAGATGCATAACAGAAAATCAACATATTGTAAAAAACGAGATAAAGGAGAAGATCATGCACAAACCATTTATTCTGCTGGTAGACGACGAGACATCGTTTATCGAGACCATGAGCAAAAGACTTCAGAAGCGTGAGTTTACCGTTATGACCGCTGCCTCCGGACAGGAGGCCCTGGAGGTCTTGCGGGCCAACCGGCACCTGGATGTGGTGGTACTGGATGTAAAGATGCCGGGAATGGACGGCATTGAAACCCTGCAGGAAATCAAAAAGGCGTTCCCGCTGACCGAGGTGATCATGCTCACCGGGCATGCCACCATTGAATCGGCTATTGACGGCATGAAGACAGGGGCCTTTGATTATCTGATGAAGCCCTGCGATATCGATCAGCTGGTGGCAAAGGTGATGGAGGCGGGCCGGAAGAAACAGGAGCACGCCCAGCGCATGGAGCAGGCCCAGCTGGAAAAGCTCATGAGCACAAAGGGGATATAACCGTACCCCGGAGGACAGTCAATGACAGGGGAAGAGATGCGCCGGCAATCTATTCATGTGCTGCTTGTGGATGACGAGGTAGGGTATGTCAATGTGCTGGCCAACCGCATGACCAAGCGCGGCCTTTTGGTGGAAAAGGCCACCAGCGGGGCCGAGGCCATTCAGGCGGTGCGGCGCAGGGACTTTGACGTGGCCATTCTCGACCTCAAGATGGAAGACATGGACGGTATTGAGGTGCTGCGCATTCTCAAGCAGATGGATCAGCGGATGGAGGTGATCATGCTCACCGGCCACGGTTCCCAGGCTGCGGCCCGGGACGGCATCAAGTACGGGGCCTTTGACTACCTGCTCAAGCCCTGTGAGCTGGAAGACCTGCTTGACAAGATCAACCAGGCCTACCGGGCCCGGCTGTCCCGGCCCCCTTCTGCCGCTGCTTTGGAAAAGAAACAAGATTAAGGGATATCAAGGAGTCGTCATGTCGTTTTTCAAATCCAACATATTCAAGCTGTGTATTGCGCTGTCGATGGGCGTGATCGTCCTGGTTCTGCCCCGGCCCGAAGGGACCCGGTTTAAAATTTCCGGAGATCCGGATCAGCGGGTGTTGCAGTCAGTGGAGAGCGCTTTTACCCTTGTGGCGGAAAAGAGTTCCAAAACCGCTTATGTGGTGGAGGCCAGAAACCCCGGCACACCCGAGGCCACGGCCGGTTTTCTGAGAGCCGCTGTTGACGGCCTCGCCGTTGCCGGCGTGGCTGATGCCGAAGCCCCGGCCATGACCGTGGACTATGTGGACGGGCTGTCACCCAAGGCCAAGCGGTTTCTGGCCATGCTGGCGGTGCTGGTGTTTCTGTTTATCGTGGAGCCGGTGCCCCTGGAGATTACCGCCATCTGCATCGGCGTTTTTTTAGTGATCGCCGGGGTGTCGGATGTAAAGGACGCCTGGGCCCCCTACATGCACCCGGTGGTGCTGTTTATCATGTGCTGTCTGATTTTTGCCATTTCCCTGGACAAGGCCGGGATCACCCGGCGCATGGGATATTTTATCATCAAGCGGGCCGGCACCAGTGTGACCAAGTTTACCTTTATCATCGCCACGGGCCTGGGACTGGCCTCCGGGGTAATGCATGACGCCGCGGCCTGCGCCATCGGTATTGTCACCATGATTCCCATGATGAAGGCCGCCGGCATTGAACCCCATTCAAACACCGCCAAGTTCATGATGATCTCCCTTCCCTTTGCCTGTTCCGCGGGGGGCATGTCCACCCTGATCGGCGGGGGCCGCTGTATGGTGTCGGCCGCCTTTTTAAAGGAGTATACCGGTATTGAGATCACCTTTTTCGAGTGGATCAAGTACTGCCTGCCCGCCGGTATTATTACGGTCCCCATTGCCGTGTTGATCGTCTACTTCGTGTTCCGGCCCAACCCCAAGTACAAACTGCCTCAACTGGAAAAGGCAATCGGCCCCCTGACCCCGCTGGAAATCAAGACGCTGGTGATCATCGGACTGACTTTTGCCACCTGGTTGACCAAAGGCCTTCACGGCATCGACTACTCCATCACCGGCATGCTGGGAGTGTCGGCCCTGGTGGTGGCCGGCATTCTCAAGTGGGAGGACATTCACGAGAACCTGGAGTGGGGAACGGCTCTGTTTATTTTCGGCGGCGGCATCTCCCTGGGCCTTGCCATGGGCTATTCCGGAGCAGCCGACTATTTTGCCAACCTCTTCTTCCCTCTGGTGGAGGGAAAGGGCTGGTTTGTTCTGTTTGCCGGGGTGGCGGTGTTCGGGGCGCTGGTGACCAATGTCATGGCCAATGTGGCGGCCGCGGCCCTGATCCTGCCCATCGTGATCCCCATGGCTCTCATGGAGGGCGTGGATCCCACGGTGCTGGCACTCTGCCTGGGCACGGCCACCTCCTTTGCCCTGCTGCTGGTGATCGGGTGCCCGCCCAATGCCATTGCTTACAGCTATCGCTATTTCAAATCATCCGATCTGACAAAGGTGGGCCTGGTGGCCACGCCGATACTGCTGGCCGCCCTGATTCTGGTGGCGGCCACATGGTGGAAAATATTGGGCCTGGTGTAGAACATGAGCGACAGTTCGAACACAACGGTGCCGGTGCCTGAGTCCCCGTTCCCGCGGGTCTTGATGGTGGACGATGAGGCCGATTTTTTAAACGCCGTTTCCCGGCGCCTGGAAAAGCGCGGTATTCCCCCCGTGCTGGCGGGTTCCGGCGAGGATGGGCTGGCCCTGCTCGCTGAAACACCCATGGACGTGGTGGTGCTGGACGTGAAGATGCCCGGCATGGGCGGCCTGGAGGCCTTGCGCCGCATTAAGGACTCCTGGCCGGATATGGAGGTGATCCTGCTCACCGGCAACGTGTCGGCCGCCGACGGGGTGGAGGGCATCAAACAGGGGGCCTTTGACTATATCACCAAGCCCATTGAGATTGATCACCTGGCCGGCAAGATTCGTCAGGCCTGGGATAAACGCCGTCGAAAGCAGGAGCAGGAGGAGCAGCGGCAGTTTCAGGAAAAGATGGAACAGCAGATGACCGCCATGGACCGCCTGGCCTCCCTCGGCACCCTTTCCACCGGCGTGGCCCACGAGATCAACAATCCCCTGGCCATGATGCGGGAAGCGGCCGGCTACATGCGGCTGGTGTTGGAAAAAGAGGATATGGTCCAATGGCCGGGCAAAACGGGCCTGGCCAAAGGGCTTGAAAAAATAGAAAAGGGAATCGAACGGATTCGGCGCATCACCCATCTGCTGCTGGGGTTTGTGCGGCCCGCCGATCATGCCTGCGCCCGCACCGATGTAAAGGAACTGGTCAGCGAGTCGATTGAGCTGGTGACAAAAGAGATGCAGGGCAAGCAGATTGCCGTTGACCGGAAGATGGACGATACCGAAGGTGTCGCATGGACCGATCCCTATGCCCTGCGCCAGGTGATGATCAATCTGCTGACCAACGCCGTTCATGCTATTCAGCGGGAAGGGACCATCACGGTCTCGCTTTCGGAGGCGGAAGGCTGCCTGGCAATAGCGGTGTCGGACACCGGGGTGGGCATTCCCGGTGAGAACCTGAACAAGATATTTGAGCCCTTTTTTTCCACCAAGCCTTCTGACAAAGGCACCGGGCTGGGCCTGTACGTGAGCCGGGGTATTGTGGAGCGGCTGGACGGCCGGATTGGGGTGAAAAGCGCCGTTGGCCGGGGCACCACCTTTACCGTTGAAATTCCCGTGTGCCGGCGCGGTGACGCGGTCGAATGCGTGGACGAAAATACGTGTGACGAGATTTTAACAAAAATAAAGGAGATTGGCGGTGATGATGAAGATACCCGCAAAAGTGCTGGTGGTTGACGACGAAAAGGATTTTGTTGAAATGTTTTCCCTGCGGCTGGAGGCCTCCGGTGAAAAGGTGTTTACCGCCTTTGACGGCCGGGCCGGCCTTGCCGTTCTGGCCGAACAGGAGGACATCGACGTGGTGGTGCTGGACATCAAGATGCCGGGAATGGACGGCATTGAAACCTTAAAGGAGATAAAAAAGCACCATCCCCTGGTGGAGGTGGTGCTGCTCACCGGGCACGGCACCATTGAGACCGCTGTCCAGGGCATGAAGCTGGGGGCCTTTGATTACCTGCTCAAGCCCGCGGATTTTGCCGAGATCGACGAGAAGATCCAGGGGGCCCGCCGGCGCAAGGACGAGCAGGAGGAACGCATTCGAAAGGCTGAGCAGCGGGCCATGCTGCGACGCGGCGGCAATATCTGATCACGCGGCGGGCCGTTTAATATTTACTGCTCCGTAAAGCCGGGAGGTTTAATATGGAAAAGAAGATCAATTTACTGTTTGTAGATGATGAACAGCAGTTTCTCGACTCCATGAAGAAGCAGCTTGAGGTCAGGGGGTTTAACGTGGTGGCCGTGGACCGGGGGGAAAAGGCCCTGGAGGCGGCCCGGTCCTGTGCCGTCGACGTGGCCCTGGTGGACCTGAAGATGCCGGGTCTGGACGGCGAAGCCACGCTCAAGGCGTTGAAGGACGAGCACAAATGGATGGAGGTGGTGATTCTCACCGGCCACGGTTCCGTTGATTCGGCGGTGGGCACCATGCAGAGCGGCGCTTACTCCTACCTTCAGAAACCCTGCAAGCTGGATCAGCTGATGGAAGTGCTCCAGGAGGCCTACAAGAAGAAGGTCATGAACAAAAAGCAGATCGAGGAAAAGCAGATGAACGAGATGCTCAAGCTGGCCCAGTCCTCTTCGCCCAGGGACATTTTAAAGCGTCTCAAGGAGATTGACGTGTAACGGCATGTTCCATGAACGGCAGGGGCCGGGGACAGGCAGGGGGGCGGGCATGACAAACCACGAAAAAGCCAATATTTACTGGCACCAGGGTCAGATTCGAAAGGCCGACCGGGAACGGTTGAGCGGTCATCGCGGCGCTGTCCTCTGGCTCACCGGGTTACCGGCTTCCGGCAAGTCGACGGTGGCCGTGGCACTGGAGAAAAAACTGTTTGACCGGGGGTGCCGCACCTACATTCTGGACGGTGACAACATACGCCACGGTCTCAACAGGGACCTGGGTTTTTCGCCGGAGGACCGGACGGAAAACATCCGCCGGATTGGAGAGGTGGCCCGCCTGTTCTGCGACTGTGGCGTCCTTACCATGGTGGCCTTTATCTCTCCGTACCAATCGGACCGTCAGGCGGCACGGGAGGCCGCAGAGGAACCCGGTACGTTCATAGAAGTGTTTGTCGATTGCCCCCTGGCCACCTGTGAACAACGGGATCCCAAGGGCATGTACCGGAGAGCCCGTGCTGGTGAGATACAGGGGTTTACGGGGATTTCCGCACCTTATGAGGTTCCTGAAAAACCTGAAATTTACTTGGATACCGGGATAAACGACCTGAGCGCCTGCGTGGACACGGTGATTCGATATCTTGAGATGAACGGGTTCATCCCGGCCTGAGGTGAAAAGCGCTTTTTCCTGTTTTCGGTATTGTTTTAGCTTTTTTGTCCTGTTTCATAATCGGTCTGGACCCGGGTTTCGATGCTCAGGTTGAGCTTGTCAATCTTGGACAGCAGGGTGGGCCGGGCCAGGCCCAGGAGCTTGGCCGCCTGGCTGCGGTTGCCCCTGGTCATCTGCAGGGCTTCCCGAATGATGATGGCGGTCAATCGGTCGGTGAGATAATCGAACCGGGCAGTGTCGCCACCGGCGGTCAGCATTTCCCTTGCCCATTCGCCTACCACCCGGTCCATGTCCGATCCGTCTGTCACAGACGGCCCTGCCTGGTCAGGGCCGGCAATCACCTGGGAGATGTCTTCGGGCCGCACCGGATACCCCCGGCTGAAGATCAATGACTTTTTCAGGGCATTGGCCAGTTCCCGGACATTGCCGGGCCAGGGGTGGTGACGGATCATTTTCCGTGCCTCGTCGGTCAGACCGGGGTTGTCCATTTTCATCTCTTTTGAAAACAGGGTCATGAAGTAGTCGGCCAAAAGGTTCACGTCATTGACTCGGTCCCGCAGGGGCGGCAGATTAACGGTGACCACCTTGAGCCGGTAGTAAAGGTCTTCCCGGAACACTTCATTCTCAATCGCTTTTTCAAGGTTCCGGTTGGTGGCCGCCAGGATGCGCACATCCACGTCAATGGAGGCATTGCCGCCCAGCGGTTCCAGGCTGCGTTCCTGGAGCAGGCGCAGGATCTTGGCCTGAATGGACAGGGGCATGTCGCCGATCTCATCTAAGAACACGGTGCCGCCGTTGGCCTGCTCAATCTTGCCGATACGCCGGCTGGCCGCGCCGGTAAAGGCCCCTTTCTCATATCCGAACAGTTCGCTTTCCAGCAGGGTTTCCGGCAGGGCCACGCAGTTGATCACCAGAAAGGGCTTGCCGGCCCGCTTGCTGTGCTGGTAGATAGCCCTGGCCACCAGTTCCTTGCCGGTGCCCGACTCTCCCCGGATCAGAACGGTGGCGTCGGTCTGGGCCACCCGGCCGATGGCCTTGTACACCTCCTGCATGG includes these proteins:
- a CDS encoding PEP/pyruvate-binding domain-containing protein, with the translated sequence MKRLIDFVKSFFHKPPPVDTEDVEGLRIAFKERYHHFKLLLNANNTALETMTAIEQALAGRQPFGMSFIRSNCIAITVSLMRLLKHLEQLSGGKYNQLYGRFDEIWNRISGLLDQKKETVDDRLIIPLSAVDRTMGDLVGGKMANLGELRNRVGLKVPAGFVITARAYHRFIEHNDLQSEIDSRFIAADITDMEELYTLSAGIRDLILQARVPEDLEQQIMAACRTLEQEMGGPVSMALRSSAMGEDSAANSFAGQYRSELNVPAADLLKKYKEIVASKYGVTAITYRLNRGVRDESIAMSAGCLAMVDARCGGVMYTRNPLDTGDDSIFINSAWGLPKAVVDGGVDCDLFVVGRTSPMEISFRDIKEKASQFLCFADNGVCQFEITGENSGLPSISDAEALALSELALRMEDYYSAPQDIEWAISREGTIYMLQCRPLQQMDTLKIDYPEALIQKTQENLLTSGGTLICPGVAAGRVFIVHNPDDMIHFPQGGILVTRQALPVWASLLNRAAAVLTEHGTFAGHLANVSREFKVPAIFGLHGITTLLNNGDEVTVDTGRSSVYRGIIDLPKPVETAGTSIIEGSPVYQLLQEVSRHILPLNLLDPYSPDFKPENCTTFHDITRFSHEKSVQEMFNFGRDHNFSERSSKQLYYKVPMQWWILNLDDGVREGAGQGKYIHLEEIASIPMLALWEGIVAVPWDGPPPIDNRGLASVMFRSTTNRDLASYSRSAYTERNYFMISKNFCSLSSRLGYHFSIVEALVSERTTENYISFRFKGGAADSQRRIRRIRFIADILTQHAFRVELNRDNLVARVEGFELPYMLERIRILGYLLLHTRQLDMIMSNESAIAYYRQKIDRDINSTVLAGSTG
- a CDS encoding sensor histidine kinase → MRNESEAEVEPTTDVARRETGVSARPAGKQSDAYYFQLTRRLILTVIVVSFTPMIMVIAILLHQFHASYHEKTYAHLNEVVLKHKQNIDTFLKEKLANIHELTITTPVMTLSDKMLLERELQNLKTAYGDVFVDLGVVDAAGRQATYAGPYQLDNAFYGNAAWFQKAISQFYYVSDVFMGLRGSPHFIITVRRYINDVPWVVRATIDFKAFNTLVENLRLGRTGFAFIINRNGEFQTRPPMGGLSEDIRYEEITSRLSRSHEKVLIFEQEDTSGSENIYAVAGLKDNNWLLVLRQEKQDAFAEFNRMAQIAGLIFALGGMGIIIMAVVLSRRMVRRIQKADSETQTLNQQVIETGKLASVGELAAGIAHEINNPVAIMVEEAGWIGDLLDEEEFSENANLEEMRRAITQIGTQGRRCKEITHKLLSFARKTDSTIKDVQLNELISEIVQLSGQMAKSSKITITTDLTPDLPYVTLSPSEMQQVMLNLINNAMDAMEKTGGAIHISTKMSKLEKDHIVIIVEDTGPGIPEANLPFIFNPFFTTKPVGKGTGLGLSICYGIVEKMGGKIDVTSKVGEGTRFRVWIPYQQPEPK
- a CDS encoding response regulator; this translates as MHKPFILLVDDETSFIETMSKRLQKREFTVMTAASGQEALEVLRANRHLDVVVLDVKMPGMDGIETLQEIKKAFPLTEVIMLTGHATIESAIDGMKTGAFDYLMKPCDIDQLVAKVMEAGRKKQEHAQRMEQAQLEKLMSTKGI
- a CDS encoding response regulator, producing the protein MTGEEMRRQSIHVLLVDDEVGYVNVLANRMTKRGLLVEKATSGAEAIQAVRRRDFDVAILDLKMEDMDGIEVLRILKQMDQRMEVIMLTGHGSQAAARDGIKYGAFDYLLKPCELEDLLDKINQAYRARLSRPPSAAALEKKQD
- a CDS encoding SLC13 family permease gives rise to the protein MSFFKSNIFKLCIALSMGVIVLVLPRPEGTRFKISGDPDQRVLQSVESAFTLVAEKSSKTAYVVEARNPGTPEATAGFLRAAVDGLAVAGVADAEAPAMTVDYVDGLSPKAKRFLAMLAVLVFLFIVEPVPLEITAICIGVFLVIAGVSDVKDAWAPYMHPVVLFIMCCLIFAISLDKAGITRRMGYFIIKRAGTSVTKFTFIIATGLGLASGVMHDAAACAIGIVTMIPMMKAAGIEPHSNTAKFMMISLPFACSAGGMSTLIGGGRCMVSAAFLKEYTGIEITFFEWIKYCLPAGIITVPIAVLIVYFVFRPNPKYKLPQLEKAIGPLTPLEIKTLVIIGLTFATWLTKGLHGIDYSITGMLGVSALVVAGILKWEDIHENLEWGTALFIFGGGISLGLAMGYSGAADYFANLFFPLVEGKGWFVLFAGVAVFGALVTNVMANVAAAALILPIVIPMALMEGVDPTVLALCLGTATSFALLLVIGCPPNAIAYSYRYFKSSDLTKVGLVATPILLAALILVAATWWKILGLV
- a CDS encoding hybrid sensor histidine kinase/response regulator; its protein translation is MSDSSNTTVPVPESPFPRVLMVDDEADFLNAVSRRLEKRGIPPVLAGSGEDGLALLAETPMDVVVLDVKMPGMGGLEALRRIKDSWPDMEVILLTGNVSAADGVEGIKQGAFDYITKPIEIDHLAGKIRQAWDKRRRKQEQEEQRQFQEKMEQQMTAMDRLASLGTLSTGVAHEINNPLAMMREAAGYMRLVLEKEDMVQWPGKTGLAKGLEKIEKGIERIRRITHLLLGFVRPADHACARTDVKELVSESIELVTKEMQGKQIAVDRKMDDTEGVAWTDPYALRQVMINLLTNAVHAIQREGTITVSLSEAEGCLAIAVSDTGVGIPGENLNKIFEPFFSTKPSDKGTGLGLYVSRGIVERLDGRIGVKSAVGRGTTFTVEIPVCRRGDAVECVDENTCDEILTKIKEIGGDDEDTRKSAGG
- a CDS encoding response regulator, whose amino-acid sequence is MMKIPAKVLVVDDEKDFVEMFSLRLEASGEKVFTAFDGRAGLAVLAEQEDIDVVVLDIKMPGMDGIETLKEIKKHHPLVEVVLLTGHGTIETAVQGMKLGAFDYLLKPADFAEIDEKIQGARRRKDEQEERIRKAEQRAMLRRGGNI